In one window of Palaemon carinicauda isolate YSFRI2023 chromosome 2, ASM3689809v2, whole genome shotgun sequence DNA:
- the LOC137617304 gene encoding uncharacterized protein has protein sequence MFRWVHIAVGLNLTARSLYVVNDDAVTKINLKIDYSKIGVGNKLEVRAGGRFVLGQRLYTPDGGFHILETLDGEIADYRLYDSFLMPNDIKEIMDCRDPPTLRKPIVSLNEDIFEKVGGVELQKVYLDTICSEHTTEFYLFFSEKRNFPDSVSWCRKIKGEIILPQSPELNEKLYHQFLPYREKCQDIWTHLFWLGFNGDLATGTWRNLRDRRPIEWFNFLSQYKTVTNESQCAATVSHDPYKWASCPCGIEVCTLCNFTIHPELRLRGPCKISLLDRTFSFRENDKYDLVFDGVWHTMIMFENNNWVIKSRLYEEITGTMILKRKGEYPVGVHEWKISGDRCTQEKTKFLLTSCNKDQYTCNDGSCIPKDARCDLSVHCIDESDEIDCSVVELPPGYSQRIPPPSVQAEPLPVYISFNVTSIKKFDLSSFSIGIDMLITLMWEDRRLKYKNIRENYRENLVGAQSSVWIPRFKYRDGTLSAAKLDVHSQAIYVKRLTEPMPDDDTTILEDRLYSGQGNTLILEQELTLNFKCYFHLQMYPFDRQVCFMEFILYELTKNLGVLMKDGDGITFTGKRKLLEYKLLSEEYRIYTRDSVSRVRILMEFQNLYGYYIGNTFTPTLMLVVICYSCLLFDVNDFEDRIMVSLTALLVLATFFSQVSQTIPRTAYLKLIDVWFLALITEVFAVIISLVLIEVLRLRNLSSTVVKVAPLNKEKTSKWVTVRSSWLSDPKKLNKALIIFYPVSLFLLLFIFGSVSTYNLFISTWEDH, from the exons gTAACTAAAATCAACCTGAAAATCGATTACTCTAAAATCGGCGTTGGCAACAAGTTAGAAGTGCGAGCGGGAGGACGCTTCGTGCTAGGCCAGAGGCTCTACACGCCTGACGGAGGTTTCCACATACTTGAAACTTTAGATGGAGAGATAGCTGACTACAGACTCTACGACTCATTCCTGATGCCCAATGATATAAAGGAAATAATGGACTGTAGGGACCCGCCTACACTTCGTAAGCCAATTGTTAGTTTGAATGAGGATATATTCGAGAAAGTTGGCGGCGTTGAGCTTCAAAAGGTCTATCTTGACACGATATGCAGCGAACATACCACTGAATTCTACTTGTTCTTTTCCGAGAAGAGGAATTTCCCCGATTCGGTATCCTGGTGTCGCAAGATCAAGGGAGAAATTATTCTTCCCCAAAGTCCAGAACTAAACGAGAAGCTATACCACCAGTTCCTGCCATACCGAGAAAAGTGCCAAGATATTTGGACTCATCTCTTCTGGCTTGGCTTTAATGGCGACCTGGCTACTGGAACCTGGCGGAACCTCAGAGACAGGCGTCCAATAGAATGGTTTAATTTCCTCTCGCAGTACAAGACCGTAACAAACGAGTCCCAATGTGCAGCTACTGTCAGTCACGATCCGTACAAGTGGGCATCTTGCCCATGTGGGATCGAGGTCTGCACTCtgtgcaacttcaccatccatcCAGAGCTCAGACTACGAGGACCTTGTAAGATCTCCCTCCTAGATCGAACATTCTCCTTTCGAGAGAACGATAAATACGACCTGGTGTTCGATGGGGTTTGGCACACCATGATCATGTTCGAGAATAACAATTGGGTGATAAAGAGCCGGCTGTACGAAGAAATCACCGGCACGATGATTCTGAAGAGGAAAGGGGAGTATCCCGTTGGGGTCCACGAGTGGAAGATATCTGGAGATCGATGTACTCAAGAAAAG ACCAAGTTCCTGCTGACCTCCTGCAACAAGGACCAGTACACTTGCAATGACGGATCCTGCATTCCGAAAGACGCCAGATGTGACTTGTCTGTGCACTGCATTGACGAAAGCGACGAAATTGACTGTTCGGTGGTTGAACTGCCTCCCGGGTATTCGCAGAGGATCCCGCCACCTAGCGTTCAGGCGGAGCCTCTGCCCGTCTACATTTCCTTCAACGTCACCTCCATCAAGAAGTTCGACCTCTCTTCGTTCAGTATCGGGATTGATATGCTGATCACCCTTATGTGGGAGGATCGCAGGCTGAAGTATAAGAACATCAGGGAGAATTACAGGGAGAATCTCGTGGGCGCACAATCGTCCGTCTGGATACCGAGGTTCAAGTATCGAGATGGGACGCTTAGCGCCGCTAAGTTGGACGTTCACTCGCAGGCGATCTACGTGAAGCGGTTGACAGAGCCAATGCCCGATGACGATACCACTATATTGGAAG ACAGACTTTACAGTGGCCAGGGGAACACGCTTATCCTCGAGCAAGAACTGACCCTCAACTTCAAGTGCTACTTCCATCTCCAGATGTATCCATTTGACCGGCAGGTCTGCTTTATGGAATTCATCTTGTATGAGTTAACCAAAAACTTGGGAGTTCTGATGAAG GATGGAGATGGTATCACTTTCACTGGGAAACGCAAACTTCTTGAATACAAATTGTTATCAGAAGAATACAGAATTTACACCAGAGACTCTGTCAGTCGCGTAAGG ATATTGATGGAGTTCCAGAATCTCTATGGTTACTACATAGGCAACACTTTTACGCCTACATTGATGCTAGTCGTCATTTGTTATTCTTGTTTGCTATTTGACGTCAATGACTTTGAG GACCGAATCATGGTATCCCTAACGGCACTCTTGGTGTTGGCTACTTTCTTCTCTCAAGTCAGTCAAACAATTCCAAGGACAGCCTACTTGAAACTGATTGATGTTTGGTTCCTCGCTCTCATAACGGAGGTCTTTGCTGTGATCATATCCCTGGTACTGATAGAAGTGCTCCGCTTGAGGAATCTCTCCTCCACTGTCGTGAAGGTGGCTCCGTTAAATAAGGAAAAGACATCCAAATGGGTAACAGTTAGATCCTCCTGGCTCTCAGATCCAAAAAAGTTAAACAAGGCACTTATTATCTTTTATCCTGTTTCCCTTTTCCTACTTTTGTTCATCTTCGGCTCTGTCTCTACTTATAATTTGTTCATTAGTACATGGGAGGATCATTAA